A region from the SAR202 cluster bacterium genome encodes:
- the coaBC gene encoding bifunctional phosphopantothenoylcysteine decarboxylase/phosphopantothenate--cysteine ligase CoaBC translates to MNDSILKDKNIILGVTGSISCYKSVDLASKLIQLGANVYVILSDSAQQFVSALTFTSITHLPVITKMFDEKSKFSVEHVALAEMADLILISPATANTIAKLAHGFSDDSLTTTVLATTAPVIVAPAMDANMYDNPIVQSNISILETRGFTMAGPNYGRMASGLEGWGRLLETQEIISHIKLKLAEHGDLEGFKIVVSAGGTSEPIDPVRVISNRSSGKMGYSIAIAALERGAEVSLVSASKYLPDPFGIKVSHVETVSEMRDSVLLECSNADAVIMAAAISDYRVKEIADNKIKKQKDHDMYIELVQNEDFLQDIPDKVKKIGFAAETENLEQNAIKKLNNKNLEFIVANDVTIEGAGFAVDTNKVSIIDKSGTLTDYPLQSKYEVANIILDKLKQIMKS, encoded by the coding sequence ATGAACGATTCGATATTAAAAGATAAAAATATAATATTAGGAGTAACAGGAAGTATATCTTGTTACAAATCTGTTGATCTGGCTAGTAAATTAATACAACTTGGTGCTAATGTATATGTGATATTATCTGATTCTGCTCAACAATTTGTTAGTGCATTAACCTTTACAAGTATCACACATTTACCGGTTATTACTAAGATGTTTGATGAAAAATCCAAATTTAGTGTAGAACATGTTGCTTTGGCAGAAATGGCTGATTTAATTCTTATAAGTCCCGCAACAGCAAATACTATAGCTAAACTTGCTCATGGATTTTCCGATGATAGTTTAACAACAACTGTTCTTGCCACTACAGCACCAGTTATTGTTGCACCTGCTATGGATGCGAATATGTATGATAATCCAATAGTTCAATCAAATATTAGCATTTTGGAAACACGTGGCTTTACTATGGCTGGACCGAATTATGGTCGAATGGCATCTGGTTTAGAAGGATGGGGGAGATTATTAGAAACTCAAGAAATTATAAGCCATATCAAATTAAAACTAGCAGAGCATGGAGATTTAGAAGGGTTTAAGATTGTTGTTAGTGCGGGTGGTACTTCTGAACCGATTGATCCAGTTAGAGTTATTTCAAATAGATCATCGGGTAAAATGGGGTATAGTATAGCAATAGCTGCTCTAGAAAGAGGAGCTGAAGTTAGTTTGGTCTCAGCATCGAAATATTTACCAGATCCTTTTGGTATTAAGGTTTCTCATGTAGAGACAGTTTCTGAAATGAGAGATTCAGTTTTATTAGAATGTAGTAATGCAGACGCTGTGATTATGGCGGCCGCTATTAGTGATTACAGAGTGAAAGAAATCGCTGATAATAAAATCAAAAAACAAAAAGATCATGATATGTATATTGAATTAGTTCAAAATGAAGATTTTCTACAAGATATTCCAGATAAGGTAAAAAAAATAGGATTTGCTGCGGAAACAGAAAATCTTGAACAAAATGCAATAAAAAAATTAAACAATAAAAATCTAGAATTTATAGTAGCTAATGATGTTACTATTGAAGGTGCAGGATTTGCTGTAGATACAAATAAAGTTTCTATCATTGATAAATCAGGAACTCTTACAGATTACCCTTTGCAATCTAAATACGAAGTTGCAAATATAATTTTGGACAAACTTAAGCAAATAATGAAATCTTAA
- a CDS encoding type III pantothenate kinase: MLFAIDIGNTNVTIGVFENENIVTSFRLNTDTNRFAEEYLLSINSLLSLRNINTSDIDSCVICSVVPPLNPIFTLVSQNLFSIDPLIVGTGIKTGIKILYDNPRDVGSDRITDAVAAFNMYGGPAIVVDCGTATVFDAISQKGEYLGGSIAAGARLSADALFSNTSQLKRVELLAPENVIGKSTTLSLQSGLVLGNVYMIEGMVKKFSEEMEANPIIIGTGGLSTLFSNVTDIFDHVNENLTLEGLRIIYNLNI; this comes from the coding sequence ATGCTTTTTGCTATTGATATTGGTAATACGAATGTAACTATAGGTGTTTTTGAAAATGAAAATATCGTTACTTCATTTCGCTTAAATACTGACACTAACCGTTTTGCAGAAGAGTATTTGCTCTCAATAAATTCATTGTTATCTTTAAGAAATATAAATACTAGTGATATCGATTCTTGTGTTATTTGTAGTGTAGTACCCCCTTTAAACCCAATATTTACTCTTGTTTCTCAAAACCTTTTTTCAATAGATCCTCTAATTGTTGGTACTGGCATTAAAACTGGAATTAAAATTTTATATGACAATCCGAGAGATGTTGGTAGTGACAGGATAACAGACGCAGTAGCAGCGTTTAATATGTATGGAGGCCCAGCAATAGTAGTAGATTGTGGAACTGCTACAGTTTTTGACGCTATATCACAAAAAGGTGAATACTTAGGTGGATCAATTGCAGCAGGTGCTAGATTATCAGCTGATGCATTGTTTTCTAACACGTCTCAACTGAAAAGAGTAGAATTGTTGGCTCCAGAAAATGTTATTGGTAAATCTACTACACTTTCATTACAATCAGGCTTAGTTTTAGGGAATGTATACATGATAGAGGGAATGGTTAAAAAATTTTCAGAAGAAATGGAAGCAAATCCTATAATAATTGGTACTGGAGGCCTTTCAACTTTATTTAGCAATGTTACTGATATCTTCGATCATGTGAATGAAAATTTAACCTTAGAAGGTTTAAGGATTATCTATAATTTAAATATTTAA
- a CDS encoding NAD(P)H-hydrate dehydratase, translated as MIQILSVEDIKQAELESYSMGESSNSLIRKAAQSISNYISLEFTNKTNSNVVIISGAGNNGNDGILTGCYLANDGYKVTIFRYTNKKSGLPDFVRLQLSDCKKTQDIEYYEFSDSNFIIKQLVEKLATANIIVDSLLGVGMNRPLSKDLSILTNIINNANSNNNTVISIDVPTGINADTGEVYENKFLENNKLAIVADILLTLNYPKKGLFNLPAIQYFHDYFILESGVNSRIVTNKFLLEINDFKNLLPLRQNSSYKGTFGKLLIIGSSKEFPGAAFLAGKSAYRAGVGLVSIATTQSAITTYGSYLPESTYCHLDEQSNGMISSSTSNYNVLEKQIYNYDSILIGCGMGKSQESMEIIKFIIDCHNKYNNQFNLIIDADGINNLAELVRAENINLNNTILTPHLGELANLGQINITNINLNDRYRLSEQVIDELTSNDDNENNTLVAKGPYTVIKDKFDKYYISPFATSLLSIAGSGDVLAGVIASLSAQGVSILNSALLGVYLHGLSATLKKYEYGSGGLLASDIADNIPFAIKKIKDQK; from the coding sequence ATGATTCAGATATTGTCTGTTGAAGATATTAAGCAAGCAGAATTAGAATCATATTCTATGGGGGAATCATCAAATTCTTTGATAAGAAAAGCAGCTCAGTCGATTTCAAACTATATTTCTTTAGAATTTACTAACAAAACGAACAGTAATGTTGTAATCATTTCTGGAGCTGGAAATAATGGTAATGATGGTATATTGACAGGTTGTTATTTAGCCAATGATGGATATAAAGTAACAATATTTAGATATACTAATAAAAAGTCTGGATTGCCGGATTTTGTTAGATTGCAATTATCTGACTGTAAAAAAACTCAAGACATAGAATACTATGAATTTTCTGATTCGAATTTTATTATAAAACAGTTAGTTGAAAAACTAGCAACAGCTAACATAATTGTCGACTCTCTTTTAGGAGTCGGTATGAACCGACCTCTTTCTAAAGATTTATCAATATTAACAAATATAATAAATAATGCTAATTCAAATAATAATACAGTAATATCCATAGATGTTCCCACAGGAATAAATGCTGACACAGGTGAGGTTTATGAAAATAAGTTTTTAGAGAATAATAAATTAGCAATAGTCGCGGATATATTACTAACTCTTAATTATCCCAAAAAAGGATTATTCAATTTGCCCGCTATTCAATATTTTCATGATTATTTTATTTTAGAATCAGGAGTGAATTCTCGTATTGTAACAAATAAATTCTTGTTAGAAATAAATGATTTTAAAAATCTATTACCCCTTCGACAAAATTCTAGCTACAAAGGCACTTTTGGTAAATTACTTATAATTGGAAGTTCTAAAGAGTTTCCTGGTGCAGCATTTCTTGCAGGGAAATCCGCTTATCGTGCAGGAGTAGGTTTAGTTTCAATCGCTACTACTCAAAGTGCGATAACAACATACGGTTCTTATTTACCTGAATCAACTTATTGCCATTTGGATGAACAGTCAAATGGTATGATTTCATCAAGTACATCAAATTATAATGTTCTTGAAAAACAAATTTATAATTATGATTCAATCTTGATTGGTTGCGGTATGGGGAAATCACAAGAAAGTATGGAAATAATTAAATTCATAATTGATTGCCATAATAAATATAATAATCAATTTAATTTAATCATCGATGCTGATGGGATAAATAATTTAGCCGAATTAGTTAGAGCCGAGAATATAAATTTAAATAATACAATTCTAACACCACATCTCGGAGAATTAGCTAATTTAGGGCAGATAAATATAACAAATATCAATTTGAATGATAGATATAGATTATCTGAACAAGTAATCGATGAATTAACAAGTAATGATGATAACGAAAATAACACATTAGTTGCCAAAGGACCGTATACCGTAATAAAAGATAAATTTGATAAGTATTATATTTCTCCATTTGCCACGTCTCTTTTATCTATAGCAGGTAGCGGGGACGTTTTAGCTGGAGTGATAGCATCTCTTTCGGCTCAAGGGGTTAGTATCTTAAATTCCGCATTACTAGGCGTCTATTTGCATGGATTGAGTGCAACTTTGAAAAAATATGAATACGGAAGTGGAGGTTTGTTGGCTTCAGATATAGCGGATAATATTCCTTTTGCAATTAAAAAAATAAAAGATCAAAAATAA
- the acpS gene encoding holo-[acyl-carrier-protein] synthase codes for MIGNGIDIIEIDRIQNACLKWGKRFLNRIYTEQEQNYCRGRFPQLAARFAAKEAMMKSLGTGKRGLLWVEIEVVRERGRAPTILLHGNALAIAEKQKVKEIQLTISHSRNYAVASTLAIKH; via the coding sequence ATGATTGGTAATGGTATAGACATAATAGAAATTGATAGAATTCAAAATGCCTGTCTTAAATGGGGTAAACGATTCCTCAACCGAATCTATACAGAGCAAGAACAGAATTATTGCCGAGGTCGTTTCCCTCAATTAGCAGCTAGGTTTGCAGCTAAAGAAGCTATGATGAAATCCTTAGGGACAGGTAAACGAGGGCTTTTATGGGTTGAAATTGAAGTTGTTCGTGAACGCGGGAGAGCGCCGACAATATTGTTGCATGGAAATGCTTTAGCTATAGCTGAAAAGCAAAAAGTTAAAGAAATACAATTAACAATTTCACATTCTAGAAATTATGCAGTTGCTTCGACACTTGCTATAAAACATTAG
- a CDS encoding RidA family protein, with amino-acid sequence MANFDEQLEKMNIQLPELQVPIANYVPAIRTGNLLFLSGSGPLPDQDGNLKLGKLGDNLSVEEGYESAKTTGINLLSRIKNEIGTLNNVVRIVKIFCMVNSSPDFTQQPLVANGCSDLLVEVFGEYGKHSRSAVGVAALPNNWPVEIEMILEIK; translated from the coding sequence ATGGCAAACTTTGATGAGCAGTTAGAAAAAATGAATATTCAATTACCAGAACTTCAGGTTCCAATAGCAAATTACGTACCCGCAATTCGAACTGGAAACCTATTGTTTTTATCTGGTTCAGGCCCCCTTCCCGATCAAGATGGTAATTTAAAATTAGGCAAATTAGGGGATAATTTGTCAGTAGAAGAAGGTTATGAATCAGCAAAAACAACTGGCATAAACCTTTTGTCTAGAATTAAAAATGAAATAGGTACATTAAATAACGTTGTTAGGATAGTAAAAATATTTTGTATGGTAAATTCCTCTCCCGATTTTACACAACAACCATTAGTTGCAAATGGTTGCTCAGACTTGTTAGTTGAAGTTTTTGGTGAATATGGCAAGCATTCTAGATCTGCTGTAGGTGTAGCAGCTTTACCAAATAATTGGCCGGTAGAAATAGAAATGATATTAGAAATAAAATAA
- a CDS encoding bifunctional 5,10-methylenetetrahydrofolate dehydrogenase/5,10-methenyltetrahydrofolate cyclohydrolase, which translates to MSANIIDGNKIANDIRNEVSEKVTTIKNSQNNIPGLAVVLIGNNPASMSYVRGKERDCEMVGIKTRTFKIDQNTSEQEVLDLIKKLNIDNNYHGILTQLPFPKHIDERLIIDAINPYKDVDGIGTNSAGLLSIDKPIFIPATPLGIQQILIRSKIETAGKHIVICGRSNLVGRPLSILLSQKGIGGNATVTLCHTSTHDLKKYTLSADILIAAIGQPNAITQDMIKPHSTIIDVGINRIEDSNKKSGYRLIGDVDFEKVKKIAKNITPVPGGVGPMTRAMLLNNTIKAYDLQTNRN; encoded by the coding sequence ATGAGTGCCAATATCATAGATGGAAATAAAATAGCAAACGACATACGTAACGAAGTGTCTGAAAAAGTCACAACCATTAAGAATTCACAAAATAATATTCCTGGATTAGCAGTAGTATTAATCGGGAACAACCCTGCGTCTATGTCATATGTGAGAGGTAAAGAACGCGATTGTGAAATGGTAGGTATTAAGACCCGTACATTTAAAATAGATCAAAATACCTCAGAACAAGAAGTATTGGATTTAATTAAAAAGTTGAATATTGATAATAATTATCATGGAATTTTAACACAACTACCTTTTCCTAAACATATTGATGAAAGGTTAATTATCGATGCAATAAATCCTTATAAAGATGTAGACGGCATTGGAACAAATAGTGCTGGATTATTAAGTATCGATAAGCCCATATTTATACCTGCAACACCTTTAGGAATACAACAAATATTAATACGGTCCAAAATCGAAACTGCAGGAAAACATATAGTAATTTGCGGAAGAAGCAATCTGGTTGGCAGACCATTATCTATACTATTGAGCCAAAAAGGTATCGGTGGAAATGCGACTGTTACTCTTTGCCATACAAGCACTCATGATTTGAAAAAATACACCTTATCTGCTGATATACTAATTGCCGCTATCGGACAACCTAATGCAATAACTCAAGACATGATAAAACCTCATTCAACTATAATTGATGTAGGTATAAATAGAATTGAGGATTCTAATAAAAAATCTGGTTATCGATTAATTGGTGATGTAGATTTTGAAAAGGTTAAAAAAATAGCAAAAAACATTACACCTGTACCTGGTGGTGTAGGGCCAATGACAAGAGCTATGCTACTTAATAACACAATAAAAGCATACGATTTGCAAACAAATAGGAATTAA
- the queA gene encoding tRNA preQ1(34) S-adenosylmethionine ribosyltransferase-isomerase QueA, giving the protein MDISEFDYNLPEELIAQSPINNRDESRLLLLDRAKQTISHHIFKELPDLLNKNDVLVFNNTKVMKCRLIGEIVGSKRKVEILFLNQNKDGYWECIGKPGRYLKNEVLVTFDEDLRAEIVAKNSDGTMLVNLSDDTMIEKLGTIPLPPYINNHEQKNTDRYQTVYATDTLLSAAAPTAGLHFSNEILKSINLKGIEKVELSLQIGLGTFQPIRVDNIHEHNMHSEQWIINDAAAHSINSAKNNHKRILSVGTTVTRTLESAYLTRKDKSSTNINSGSGWTDLFIKPGFKFNVIDMLLTNFHLPKSTLLVLLSSFASKDFIMEAYNEAIKEKYRFYSFGDAMLII; this is encoded by the coding sequence TTGGATATTTCAGAATTTGATTATAATTTGCCAGAAGAATTAATTGCACAATCCCCAATTAATAATAGAGATGAATCCAGGCTTCTTCTCCTAGACCGAGCAAAACAAACTATTTCACATCATATATTTAAAGAATTACCAGATTTACTAAATAAAAATGACGTACTTGTTTTCAATAATACTAAAGTTATGAAATGCAGATTAATTGGAGAAATTGTTGGAAGTAAACGAAAAGTTGAAATACTTTTTTTAAACCAAAACAAAGATGGCTATTGGGAATGTATAGGAAAACCAGGGCGTTATCTAAAAAATGAAGTTTTAGTTACTTTCGATGAAGATTTACGTGCAGAAATAGTAGCTAAAAATAGTGACGGGACAATGTTAGTAAATCTAAGCGATGATACAATGATTGAAAAATTAGGAACTATCCCATTACCTCCATACATAAATAATCATGAGCAAAAGAATACAGATAGATACCAAACTGTATATGCGACTGATACTCTTTTAAGTGCAGCAGCACCCACTGCTGGATTACATTTTTCAAATGAAATTTTAAAATCTATTAACCTAAAAGGCATTGAAAAAGTTGAACTCAGTCTACAAATCGGATTGGGAACATTTCAACCAATCCGTGTAGATAATATCCACGAACATAATATGCACAGTGAACAATGGATCATTAATGATGCTGCCGCACATTCTATCAACTCAGCCAAAAATAACCATAAAAGGATATTATCAGTTGGAACAACAGTAACTAGAACTTTAGAGAGTGCCTATTTGACAAGAAAAGATAAAAGTTCCACTAATATAAATTCCGGATCAGGCTGGACTGATTTATTTATAAAGCCAGGGTTCAAATTCAACGTTATTGATATGCTCTTAACAAACTTTCATCTGCCGAAATCCACTTTACTCGTTTTATTATCATCATTTGCTTCAAAAGATTTTATAATGGAGGCATATAATGAAGCAATCAAAGAAAAATATCGCTTTTATTCTTTTGGTGATGCAATGTTAATTATCTAA
- a CDS encoding LysR family transcriptional regulator translates to METSQISAFIAVVEHQSFTKAAEILDLTQPSLSARIISLEKEMNEQLFQRTGRGVRLTDAGKALVPYAERILQFISDGKEAVLGVHSNSVGKIRIGSARAICAYVLPSIVEKFRELYPGVDVTIKTGRSSDIVDMVLEDEVEIGLTRSIYHPDLQVRHLYDEQIVLVTDPSHKFALEGQASIYDVASQPLILYDKGSSYFVLINRVVREAGIAPNVTMDLDSIEATKKMIERGLGVSFLPRHSVEQELLIGTLKEIEIIEDYNVVLPTSAIVRNSINRSLVVESFLELLYSLYPESLDN, encoded by the coding sequence TTGGAAACATCTCAAATTTCAGCATTTATTGCAGTCGTTGAGCATCAAAGCTTTACAAAAGCGGCTGAAATATTAGACCTTACTCAGCCATCACTAAGTGCTAGGATTATATCACTTGAAAAAGAGATGAATGAGCAACTTTTCCAAAGAACAGGAAGGGGTGTTCGCCTTACTGATGCCGGTAAGGCTTTAGTTCCTTATGCTGAGAGGATTTTACAGTTTATATCTGATGGTAAAGAAGCTGTGCTTGGGGTACATAGTAATTCAGTTGGCAAAATAAGAATTGGTTCGGCAAGAGCTATATGTGCATATGTACTACCTAGCATTGTAGAAAAATTTCGGGAATTATACCCCGGAGTTGATGTTACAATTAAAACAGGTAGATCCTCAGATATAGTCGACATGGTACTTGAGGACGAAGTGGAAATTGGATTAACTCGTTCAATATATCATCCTGATTTACAAGTTAGACACCTTTATGATGAACAAATAGTCTTAGTAACTGATCCATCTCATAAATTTGCACTCGAAGGACAAGCTAGTATATATGATGTAGCATCCCAACCTCTAATACTTTATGACAAAGGTTCTAGTTATTTTGTATTAATAAACAGAGTAGTACGAGAGGCTGGAATTGCGCCTAATGTTACTATGGATTTAGATAGCATAGAAGCGACAAAGAAAATGATAGAAAGAGGATTGGGTGTTTCATTTTTACCCAGACATTCTGTAGAGCAAGAACTGCTAATTGGTACTTTAAAGGAAATAGAAATAATCGAAGATTATAATGTTGTTTTGCCTACTTCTGCAATTGTACGGAACTCTATTAATAGAAGTTTAGTTGTAGAGTCATTTTTAGAACTTTTATATAGTTTATACCCAGAATCTTTAGATAATTAA
- a CDS encoding SDR family NAD(P)-dependent oxidoreductase: protein MKPLSGQVALVTGGSRGIGKQIAKDLAELGADIAINYNNSKQAALLVKNEITNNNGKAEIYQCNVGNNSAVNEMMNTIQKQMGNINILINNAGISRERTVRNMSLDEWEEVINTNLNSVFYCSQSVIPQMIENKKGTIINIASLLGQIGNIGLANYSASKGGVLAFTRGLALELARYNITVNSICPGWIKTDMTDRIPEQLKEGILSSIPLKKFGEPEDISEMVSYLILKGSYITGTQIHINGGLYM, encoded by the coding sequence ATAAAACCATTGTCTGGCCAGGTGGCTTTAGTAACTGGAGGGTCTAGGGGAATAGGTAAACAAATAGCGAAAGACTTAGCTGAATTAGGAGCAGATATAGCTATAAATTACAACAATAGTAAACAAGCAGCACTACTAGTGAAAAATGAAATTACTAATAACAATGGTAAAGCAGAAATATATCAATGCAATGTCGGGAATAATTCTGCTGTAAATGAAATGATGAACACAATACAAAAACAAATGGGGAATATTAACATACTAATAAATAATGCTGGTATTTCTCGAGAACGTACTGTTCGAAATATGTCTTTAGATGAATGGGAAGAAGTAATTAATACCAATCTAAATAGTGTTTTTTATTGTAGTCAATCAGTAATTCCACAAATGATTGAAAATAAAAAAGGTACAATTATTAATATCGCATCTCTTTTGGGGCAAATTGGCAATATAGGTTTAGCTAATTATTCTGCAAGCAAGGGAGGGGTTCTCGCATTTACAAGAGGTTTAGCACTTGAATTAGCTCGTTACAATATAACAGTTAATTCTATATGTCCAGGGTGGATAAAAACTGATATGACCGACAGGATTCCAGAACAATTGAAAGAAGGAATTTTATCATCTATACCGCTAAAAAAGTTTGGAGAACCTGAAGATATTTCGGAAATGGTTAGTTATTTGATTCTAAAAGGGTCTTATATTACAGGAACACAAATTCATATTAATGGTGGACTATACATGTAG
- the gyrA gene encoding DNA gyrase subunit A produces the protein MTTNEIIKPVRIVDEMRSSYIDYAMSVIVARALPDVRDGLKPVHRRILYSMDELNMRPGSSYKKSARLVGEVLGKYHPHGDTSVYDAMVRLAQDFSMRYPLVDGQGNFGSIDDDPPAAMRYTEAKLASIAMEMLGDIDRGTVDFVPNFDDSLSEPVVLPSRIPNLIVNGSTGIAVGMTTNIPPHNLSEICDGIIHLISNPKADVEELMEYVKGPDFPTGALIMGTTGIREAFETGRGRVVIRSNIDIEELGRNGRYQFVITDIPYMTNKANLVQKIATLSKEKKIEGISEIRDESDRKGMRIVIELRRDAQAQVVKNILYKQTALQTSLHYNMLALVDGQPQTLSLKSVLQHYIDFREEIVRRRTQFEIDKANARIHILEGLKTALDNLDEIIDLIRNSDDTDAARQALIAGYNLDEIQANAILDMQLRRFAALERKRIEDEYDTLVKAVAEYLALLADRKKILKVIETETKELKKKFGDDRKTEISLEEISGFNLEDQIPHQETIITLSNRGYIKSIPATTFRRQHRGGKGVKGQTTREDDWLKDLVVCDNHDTLLFFTDRGRVYKNKVYQINTDTSRTTRGTPLVQYLNLKPDEKVQTILAVESLEEEEKDLLFATKLGEIKRMDLKRIVNIRANGINSMDLEDGDDLISVRLADRGADVLMVSQHGVSIRFDSTEVRSSSRISGGVRGMRLRDSDYVVAMDIVDPDGQLLVISERGVGKPTSLNDYRTAHRGGYGVATFRITSKSGPVATARVVKEAEDILIISEQGQVTRTSLAELRILSRRTQGVSIVNMETNDKTVSIASMDPILRNARDTQPKAAKGKEAALETTLQNSGIDEDGEIYNNDSSAENTEE, from the coding sequence ATGACAACAAATGAGATTATAAAACCTGTAAGAATAGTAGATGAAATGCGTAGTTCCTATATTGACTACGCCATGTCTGTAATAGTTGCTAGAGCCTTACCTGATGTAAGAGATGGATTAAAACCTGTTCATCGAAGAATTTTGTATTCTATGGATGAATTGAATATGCGTCCTGGAAGTTCATACAAAAAAAGTGCAAGATTGGTTGGAGAAGTATTAGGTAAGTATCATCCTCACGGTGATACTTCAGTTTATGATGCAATGGTCAGATTAGCTCAAGATTTTTCAATGCGATATCCACTTGTAGATGGACAAGGAAACTTTGGAAGTATTGATGATGATCCACCAGCAGCTATGCGTTACACAGAAGCAAAATTGGCAAGTATAGCTATGGAAATGCTAGGAGATATTGACCGAGGAACTGTGGATTTTGTACCAAATTTTGATGATTCTTTATCCGAACCAGTTGTATTACCTTCACGTATCCCAAATCTTATAGTCAATGGTTCTACAGGAATTGCTGTAGGAATGACGACCAACATTCCACCTCATAATTTGTCAGAAATTTGTGACGGTATTATTCATCTTATTAGTAACCCTAAAGCTGATGTAGAGGAACTAATGGAATACGTTAAAGGTCCCGATTTCCCGACCGGGGCTTTAATTATGGGAACTACTGGTATTCGCGAAGCATTTGAGACAGGTCGTGGCAGAGTTGTAATAAGATCAAATATAGATATAGAGGAATTGGGTAGAAATGGGAGATACCAATTTGTTATAACTGATATTCCTTACATGACCAATAAGGCAAATCTTGTTCAGAAAATTGCTACACTTTCAAAAGAGAAAAAAATTGAAGGCATCTCAGAAATTCGTGACGAATCGGATCGAAAAGGAATGAGAATTGTAATTGAATTAAGAAGAGATGCACAAGCTCAAGTAGTAAAAAATATTTTATATAAACAAACAGCTTTACAAACATCTTTACATTACAACATGTTAGCTTTGGTCGACGGACAACCTCAAACACTTTCTTTGAAATCAGTTTTGCAACATTATATTGATTTTAGAGAAGAAATTGTAAGACGTAGAACACAATTTGAAATTGATAAAGCGAATGCTAGGATACATATCCTCGAAGGTTTAAAAACAGCGTTAGATAATTTAGATGAAATCATTGATTTAATAAGAAACTCAGATGACACAGACGCTGCGCGTCAGGCTTTGATTGCAGGTTATAACCTTGACGAGATTCAGGCAAATGCAATTCTAGATATGCAACTTAGAAGATTTGCAGCTCTCGAAAGAAAAAGAATTGAAGATGAATATGACACCCTAGTTAAAGCTGTTGCTGAGTATCTAGCATTACTCGCAGATAGAAAGAAGATACTAAAAGTCATTGAGACTGAAACAAAAGAACTAAAGAAAAAGTTTGGAGATGATCGCAAAACAGAGATAAGTCTTGAAGAAATATCCGGATTCAATTTGGAAGATCAAATACCTCACCAAGAAACCATAATAACCTTAAGTAATCGGGGCTATATCAAATCTATACCTGCAACAACATTTAGAAGGCAGCATCGCGGAGGCAAAGGAGTTAAGGGGCAAACAACAAGGGAAGATGATTGGTTAAAAGATCTAGTTGTCTGTGATAATCACGACACATTATTATTTTTTACTGATAGAGGAAGAGTTTATAAAAATAAGGTGTATCAAATCAATACAGATACTTCCAGAACAACTCGTGGAACCCCATTAGTTCAATATTTGAACTTAAAGCCAGATGAAAAAGTTCAAACTATACTTGCTGTTGAATCTTTAGAAGAAGAAGAAAAAGATTTATTATTTGCTACAAAATTGGGCGAAATCAAAAGAATGGACTTAAAGCGAATAGTTAACATAAGAGCCAACGGAATAAATTCAATGGATTTAGAAGATGGTGACGATTTGATCTCTGTTAGATTAGCAGATAGAGGTGCTGATGTGTTGATGGTTTCTCAACATGGTGTTTCTATAAGATTTGACTCTACAGAAGTAAGATCCAGCTCAAGAATTTCAGGTGGTGTCCGAGGTATGCGTTTAAGAGATAGTGACTATGTTGTAGCAATGGATATTGTGGATCCTGATGGGCAACTTCTGGTTATAAGTGAAAGAGGAGTAGGTAAACCAACATCACTAAACGACTATCGTACAGCTCATAGAGGAGGGTATGGAGTTGCTACTTTTAGGATTACTAGTAAGAGTGGTCCAGTAGCTACAGCGAGAGTGGTGAAAGAAGCTGAAGATATTTTGATTATATCTGAGCAAGGTCAAGTAACTAGGACTAGTTTAGCTGAATTAAGAATATTAAGTAGAAGAACCCAAGGGGTTAGTATTGTTAATATGGAAACAAATGATAAAACAGTGTCAATTGCTTCTATGGACCCTATTCTAAGAAATGCTAGAGATACACAACCTAAGGCTGCTAAAGGAAAAGAAGCAGCTCTGGAAACGACTCTACAAAATAGTGGGATTGATGAAGATGGTGAAATTTATAATAATGACTCATCTGCTGAAAATACAGAAGAATAA